The Bacteroidota bacterium region AAATTATCATAGAGTTCAAAATCATCAAAAGAAAGGATATAACCACTTTGAACATTGGCCGGATCATAGTAGGTCTCGAATTCAAATTTACCATTGGTACAGGTGTACGTACTTGATTCATCAAACAGCCAATAATGCCAAGTTGAAGAATAAATTTTTAAAACCGGTGAAGTATTTTGACTTACCTCCTGCCCTACGGTTCTAGCATAAATAAATGTTAGAAAAGTTAAAATGGGTATAATTTTTCTCATCATGGGTTTTAAATTAAGTTTATCCTACATGGCAAAGTATTTTAATAATGGAAGTGAGCTAAAAGAAAATGCGAAACCCTAATCCGTATGAAATATAAGAACTACGAATAAGGCTTTTTCTCATGAAATTTTGATCCAGGGCTAAATCCAGACAAAGTTTATTGGTCAGGAAATATTCACAATGGGTACCCAGGCTTAAACCATAAATAAAATCAGACTGATGACCACTGTCGATATCGAAAAGCCTTTCTTTAAGAATCTCCTGTCCGCCAAATAACCCCAAATCAGCGTTACAGAAAATGCTTTTGCGATAAGAAAAAAAATTAGCCTTACCCGTTAAACAAAGCTTATGGGTAGAAAAATCGGTATAATGAAACCGGCCGTATTCAAAAGAATAGGTAAGATCAGAGAAAAAATATTTTGTGAAATAGTATGAATAACCTCCGGAAAAGTAATGTCCCCTGGTTGTAGAACCCAGTGACAGGATTAAACCATTGCTTCCTTTCGAGTGTCTGGCAAAAAAATTCGGATTATCACCACAATAGGAATTTATCAAAACGACATATAGGAATAACGTTTGTAGGGACAGAATTTTTTTCATTAATAAATTTCATTAATAAAATTTTATACTACTCCTCTCCTATTATAAATTTAAAAATTATTAGTTAAAAATGGAAAAAAATCCAAGGGATAATTAAAAGACAGTTTAGAAAATTCCTTGAATTCTATAGAGATTGCAAAAAGGAAGAGCAATATTAGGTTTCACATTATAATAAGCAAAGCAATACTGGAAAATAACGACTTTATAAGATAGTTTATTTGATATGTTTTCTTAGAATAGTATCGATTTGTGGAAGTAAAATTGAAAAGAAAATCAGAGAAAGTACTTACAAGTTTTTATTAGTTTTACTAGTTTTATTAGTTTTATTAGTTTTTTTAATCAACATAAAGATGATTTATATTGGTGATTATTGTAAAAAACACCTTTTGTTTTTTTATTATTTTTTTTTAATTCCCAACTTTAACCAATAATAAAAATAACATCAGAAATTGGAATAAAAGGATGAAACGATTTTTATGTTTTTTATCGATTATTGTCTTATCAAAACTTTGCTTTACCCAGATAATTAAGCCATTCGTTGGAATTGACGGACATTATGGTATCCAGAATAAAATGACAGGTAAAACTTTAATAGATACTAAATTCAAACAAATTAATCAGTTCAATGATTCAATGATTGTTGTCGTTGATGATAAAGGGAATTATGCCATCATTGATACTTTAGAGCATATATTATTGCCCTATTCCAAATATAACACTGGCTTTATAGATTATGATTCTATCAATACTTCAAAATTCACAGAATCTCCATACCGAAATGATAAGGGAGAAATATCTTACTATACTTACATAGTTGATAGAAACAGAAATTGTATTCCCAGTGATTATTATCCCTGTCCATGCTGGAAAAGTATCACCAAGGATACTGTTGCAGAATATCTATCGTTAATCCAAAAGGCAATGTCTTATACATGCAGAAACATGGGCGATTCGGCAAAATTTTACTGCGAAAAAGCTATTTCATCAGCTCTCGCTAATCCTTATGTCTATTTGAAAAGAGCATTTATTGAAATGATTGATCAATCCGGCAAAACTAAGATAAAAAATACTGATACGATTAACGTAAGGGAAAAAAATAGGATTTCTGAATGTCTTGAATTGGCTGAAAAGTATGAAAAAAATTCCTACTACAAGACGTATATTAGAAATATGAAATATCAATGGTACAAAGAACTTAAGGATAAAGCCAAATGCCGGAAAATTGAGAATCAATTGAAACAATCTAATGTTGAAACTTTTCGTCATGGATGTTTTTTAATTCCAACGATTTCGTATATCAACGGAATTGAAGCAGAAATTGGTATTGGAAATGGATATATAAACGAAGAAACTTCCTTTAAGAAAAAGTGGTATCAACAAGGACTTATTTTATATGGCGCCTCTTGGAGTAAAAATTTTGATCAGCACCTAGACGGTTATAAATTGTACTTGTTATCGTTTGTAAAAACCGTAAATGCAGGTATTTACCCAATACTTTATACGAATTATAAGAAATCCGAATTTGTTTTAAAATTTGAAGCCGGAATGGGATATTCCTGTTTCGCTATAAACTTAGGATACAACCTGCACGCAAGCGGAGAGAAATTTAATGAAGCCAACAGATTCACAATCAGTCTAAAAGCATATCTGTCATTTAAGACGCAAAAATCATTTCAAAAGGATTAAGGACTACTTTATCATTGCTCAGAATAATTAACTAATCGAAAATATGAAAAGCTGATTAAGTCACAATAATATCGGTAATGCAGTTAACGTTAATATAGAAAGGAACTTTAATGTTGGGAAAAAAAAAAATTGAAATAATTCGACTGACCTTATATCTAATAGCTTTGAAAGTTAAAGCTTATTTTTTTAAAACTTTAAACTCTACTCTTCTGTTTATAGCACGGTCCTTTTCTGTTTGGCTTTTCTGAAGTGGTTTTGTGCGACCATAACCTTTGTATATGATCCTACTTTTATCCACTCCCTTGGAAATTATATATTCTACAACCGACTTAGCTCTTGATATGGATAATTTCAAATTATAATCATCTGTACCCACATCATCAGTAAAACCATCTACTTCAATTTCAGCCAATGAAGCGGTTCCCATATATTGTACCAATTTATCAAGTTCTTTGAATGATGTAGGTAATAAATCCGATTTACCAAATTCAAAATAAATATTTTTAATTACAACTGAAACCCCTATATTAATGTGCTTATAATTAATACATTCAGTAGATTCATTGGTTGGTTTAACCTGAAATTCTTTTTTATCATTTTGTGAATTATCTATAACAGAAATAACACTCACATCGTCAATAAGGTAATAACAAACAAAGTCTTTACTTTTAATGTTATCATACTTAATTGTATTATCACTTTGAGGATAAAAGTCACCAATAATTATATATTGTTCTCCTCCTTTTGCTGTATAAATACCACTAACCTTAACCCAACTGACTGTGTCTTCAATTACTTTTCCTTTAGGATTAGTAATCTGTGGTTTAAAACGATACATTTGATGATAGTCATTAACCTTGATTTCTTTGTCAGAAAAATACAATCCCAAGCAATCAGTTGATACAGTGGAATAATCTGCTCTATTGACGAAAAATTCTGTATAATATTGTTGACCCACTTGTAAAGGATGAATAAGTTTTGTTTGCATAAATTCGGGATTTACAAAATTTAATTTTTTAAACTTTGTATTAGATACAAAGATGCCCATATAACCTGAACCACTTTTTGCATTTTGATAATTACATGCCAATATTTTATGATTGAATACCCATTCAGATTTAGGAACACCAAATTGAATACTGCATCTATTATATAAATCAGGACTATCAAAAAAATAATCATGATTACAATTGGTCCATTTTTTACAAAATAGAAATGTAAGCGTCCCATATATTGAGCAATCATTCTTTTTTTTAGGTCTAAATTCCCAATACCCATCTTGAGACATAGATATAATATAACTAGGAATTGTCATTGTCCTAACTTCTTCCGCTGTATAATATTCCTCAAAACTAGGATTAGGTACCAGATTTTGCGTATGTGCAATCTGGTTTAATTCTAATACAAACAGAAAAATATACAATTTTTTATTTAATTCCATAAAGCCATTTATGATACCAAGGTCTTTGAGTCGATGCCATAAACTGGGTTCCTGTACAAAGTGGTTGTCCATATCTAGAATATGCCTGAACATGTAGATTATGAAAAATTGCAGTTTCAGTCCCTTGACCCCCAACAGGATTTTCTACTGTAACGGAATAGTGGTTATGATTAATTCTAAAATCCTTTATCCCACCAAAACCCATCTCACTACCCATTCCAATAATATGCTTTCTAACTGTATTACCAGGTGTTCTTACTTCAACTGGGGAAGCTTTGGTTGAAAAATCAAAATCCCCATCATATATCCGACTTACACATAAATCATGCTTATGACTATTTCCTCTAATTGTCCCCGGGTCTATATTAGTAGTATAATTACTACTAGGATTAAAATTCCCCGGTATATTAGTACTGAAATTATATTCTATATTTACCATTTTCCCAGCAGGAACAAGTTTTAAGATATCCTTAGCATCAGTGAATAAATACCTGCCTAAGGCGTTAACCGACTGATATATGTTTGAAGTCAGCCTCGGTAAATCATTTAGATGCCAAGCTTCATTTGGAGAAATCCATTTGTAATGCGGTTCGTATCCAAACCATTTATTCCATAACCATTCTTTACCTAATGACCAATTTAATCCGACAAGAGCAGCAGAAAATGCAGCCCCAGAAACAAATCCTTTTTCAAAACTTCCGCCATAAATTAAATTATCAAAACCACTCATCATCCCATTCCCAAAAATTGCAGCAGTCCCACCGATTGAAGTAAAACCATAACCAGACAACAAACTTCCACCTAACATAGCATAATTGCCAACAGTGTAAAGAGTAGTATTGTTATTGATTTCACCATAGGATCTCATAAAAGCACCCGCATCTATAAGTAAAATGCCTACCATAAGAAAAGGGAAATTACCATTTGGGTCAGAATACATTAATGGATTATTAAGTCCATAATTATAACGATTAAACGCTTGGCTATAGCCAATATCATCCATATAATTATCCGGGCTTATAAATAAACCCAAAGATGGGTCATATATTCGTGCATTCATATTAATAAGTCCTAAGTTATCTAAATGTTCTTGACCAACATAACCACGTGAAGTAAGACTAATGGAATTTTCCAATTCTGCTGTTGTAAGTTTTGTCCCTGTATACGGATTACGCCGGTTACCCCACACATCAAAACTTAATCTTTGTTCATTGGTCCCTAGATTGTCAGTAATACATTTCAAAGAACCCAGATAATCAGAGTAAACATAATGTATTTTGTCTCCATCCGACTTCTGTTCAAAGATACCTATTAATGAGTTTCCTGCAAAAATATAATTGAGATGACGTACAGCACCGTTTTCCATAATTTGTTTTTCATAATTATCAAAATAATACCAGATATATTTAGTCGTATCATTCTGTGAATAAACGGTTTTAAATCTTTGGTCATCAACCCCATAATCT contains the following coding sequences:
- a CDS encoding OmpA family protein yields the protein MELNKKLYIFLFVLELNQIAHTQNLVPNPSFEEYYTAEEVRTMTIPSYIISMSQDGYWEFRPKKKNDCSIYGTLTFLFCKKWTNCNHDYFFDSPDLYNRCSIQFGVPKSEWVFNHKILACNYQNAKSGSGYMGIFVSNTKFKKLNFVNPEFMQTKLIHPLQVGQQYYTEFFVNRADYSTVSTDCLGLYFSDKEIKVNDYHQMYRFKPQITNPKGKVIEDTVSWVKVSGIYTAKGGEQYIIIGDFYPQSDNTIKYDNIKSKDFVCYYLIDDVSVISVIDNSQNDKKEFQVKPTNESTECINYKHINIGVSVVIKNIYFEFGKSDLLPTSFKELDKLVQYMGTASLAEIEVDGFTDDVGTDDYNLKLSISRAKSVVEYIISKGVDKSRIIYKGYGRTKPLQKSQTEKDRAINRRVEFKVLKK